A single window of Nematostella vectensis chromosome 4, jaNemVect1.1, whole genome shotgun sequence DNA harbors:
- the LOC116611711 gene encoding uncharacterized protein LOC116611711, which translates to MGDREKLKTGGLGANKMEERELKKYMYRIQKQSDDIVSNLEYSQELTAKNFYQRLIKSAEIAKRHENMTLNFKSEKIKLEQNHCYFRAGKLDIQTRQVLLENRAKKANTNLEQAESEGWSYNPHLVAKVTERAKRADEGSESGSERSAPCEPPATKLKELNKNFRIPYKMEYSFRKGEIIRPSTVISMKCYMWRRVSDFFVAGRERAWSAPPWLASLHPPPHVTRAHERALQVVGIRKSMIEPPSRQPLIDVGGVQNWREKENKLARVAVKEFVATLKPFELKPGPSQVILDSRELYGMSAKHSEPLSRHNNGHSISAPAGL; encoded by the coding sequence ATGGGAGATCGAGAGAAGTTGAAGACCGGTGGTCTTGGGGCGAACAAGATGGAAGAAAGGGAGTTGAAAAAGTACATGTACCGGATTCAGAAACAATCTGATGACATAGTCAGTAATCTTGAATATTCCCAGGAATTAACTGCAAAGAATTTTTACCAACGTCTTATCAAAAGCGCTGAAATTGCAAAACGACATGAAAATATGACTTTAAACTTCAAGTCTGAAAAAATAAAGCTGGAGCAAAATCATTGTTATTTTCGCGCTGGAAAATTAGACATACAAACCCGACAAGTGCTACTTGAAAATAGAGCAAAGAAAGCAAATACAAATTTAGAACAAGCTGAAAGTGAGGGTTGGAGTTACAATCCCCATCTCGTTGCCAAGGTTACAGAGAGGGCCAAGCGGGCTGATGAAGGATCTGAGAGTGGATCTGAGAGGTCAGCGCCATGCGAGCCTCCAGCCACCAAGCTGAAGGAGCTAAACAAAAACTTCCGTATCCCTTACAAAATGGAGTACTCGTTCCGAAAGGGGGAAATCATTCGGCCGTCGACGGTAATAAGCATGAAATGTTACATGTGGAGGAGAGTTTCAGATTTTTTCGTAGCGGGAAGGGAGAGAGCTTGGAGCGCTCCACCGTGGTTGGCGAGTTTACATCCGCCCCCGCATGTGACAAGAgctcacgagcgcgcgctgcagGTCGTGGGGATAAGAAAAAGCATGATCGAGCCACCCTCACGACAGCCCCTCATTGATGTAGGCGGGGTGCAAAATTGGCGGGAGAAGGAGAACAAACTCGCTCGCGTCGCGGTAAAAGAATTTGTAGCGACTTTGAAACCTTTCGAGTTGAAACCAGGCCCCTCTCAAGTAATATTAGACAGCAGAGAGCTGTATGGAATGTCAGCGAAGCACTCTGAGCCATTATCACGACACAACAATGGGCACTCGATTTCTGCACCAGCTGGTTTATAA